In a genomic window of Blattabacterium cuenoti:
- a CDS encoding aldehyde dehydrogenase family protein: MTEFKKNEMFQTINPVNNNIIKTYYYLSDKNIDIKLYQAKNAYKKWKNYSFESKIECLTKFYSSIQKSIDIIAYSITQEMGKPITQSYLEVNKSINLCEYYCELKESIFLKKIDTEYKISYVKFESMGPILGIVPWNYPIWQTIRSTIPNLLLGNVILIKPALNTTGCSLILEKIFLESGFPKGIFQILLINFNQIESVIAHPTIRGVTFTGSALSGSIVGSLSGKYIKKSVLELGGNDAFVVMKDVRDVKKIAKLATESRLNNTGQTCISAKRFIVDKIIIDDFVDAVIQEMKTYHRGNLYDESTKIGYVSRYDLSAKLHQQYKNIILNGGKICLEMMKDGNFFSPSLLKVENNNCVVKKEEIFGPIGIIFSFSQEKIIPDIVNNTPYGLGVSIWTKDLEKAEKISKEIDTGMVFINEIVKSDVRFPFGGIKKSGYGRELSVLSIKEFSNWKTVVIKDEL, from the coding sequence ATGACAGAATTTAAAAAAAATGAGATGTTTCAAACTATTAATCCTGTAAATAATAATATAATAAAAACTTATTATTATTTATCTGACAAAAATATTGATATTAAATTATATCAAGCTAAAAATGCATATAAAAAATGGAAAAATTATTCCTTCGAATCTAAAATCGAATGTTTAACAAAATTTTATTCTTCTATACAAAAATCTATAGATATTATAGCTTATTCCATAACCCAAGAAATGGGAAAACCCATTACTCAATCTTATTTAGAAGTCAATAAAAGTATCAATTTATGCGAATATTATTGCGAATTAAAAGAATCTATTTTTTTAAAAAAAATTGATACTGAATATAAAATTTCTTATGTAAAATTTGAATCTATGGGTCCTATATTAGGGATTGTACCTTGGAATTATCCTATATGGCAAACAATCAGATCTACAATCCCTAATCTGTTATTAGGGAATGTAATTTTAATCAAACCAGCTCTTAATACAACAGGTTGTTCTCTTATTTTAGAAAAAATATTTCTAGAATCAGGTTTTCCTAAAGGGATTTTTCAAATTTTATTAATAAACTTTAATCAGATAGAATCTGTTATTGCTCATCCCACAATACGAGGAGTTACTTTTACAGGAAGTGCTTTATCTGGAAGTATAGTAGGATCATTATCTGGAAAATATATTAAAAAATCTGTTTTAGAATTGGGAGGAAATGACGCTTTTGTAGTTATGAAAGATGTAAGAGATGTAAAAAAAATAGCAAAATTAGCTACAGAATCTAGATTAAATAATACAGGGCAAACATGTATTTCTGCAAAAAGATTTATTGTGGATAAAATTATTATAGATGATTTTGTAGATGCAGTTATACAAGAAATGAAAACATATCATAGAGGAAATTTATATGACGAATCAACTAAAATAGGCTATGTTTCACGTTATGATTTATCTGCTAAATTACATCAGCAATATAAAAATATTATATTAAATGGAGGAAAAATATGTTTAGAAATGATGAAAGATGGTAATTTTTTTTCTCCTTCCTTATTAAAAGTAGAAAATAATAATTGCGTAGTGAAAAAAGAAGAAATATTTGGCCCAATAGGAATAATTTTTTCTTTTTCTCAAGAAAAAATTATTCCTGATATTGTTAATAATACTCCATACGGACTTGGAGTTTCCATTTGGACAAAAGATTTAGAAAAAGCAGAAAAAATTTCAAAAGAAATAGATACGGGAATGGTTTTTATTAATGAAATTGTAAAATCAGATGTACGTTTTCCTTTTGGAGGAATTAAAAAATCAGGATATGGTAGAGAATTATCAGTATTATCTATAAAAGAATTTTCTAATTGGAAAACTGTGGTTATAAAAGATGAATTATAA
- a CDS encoding SufE family protein → MTLHKKEEIIKKEFQFFKSWEEKYEYLIDLGKKLSKKSPKFRSEDKLIHGCQSEVWLEAKLNGFRIFFEADSDALLPKGMAALMIQVYSGLFPYEIISSHANFIYEIGFQTFLSPIRANGMLLFLKKIKFYAVAFNSKISVSLNDRI, encoded by the coding sequence ATGACTTTGCATAAAAAAGAAGAAATAATAAAAAAGGAATTTCAATTCTTTAAAAGTTGGGAAGAAAAATACGAGTATCTAATAGATTTAGGAAAAAAATTATCTAAAAAATCTCCTAAATTTAGATCTGAAGATAAATTGATTCATGGGTGTCAGTCTGAAGTTTGGTTAGAGGCTAAACTTAATGGATTTCGTATTTTTTTCGAAGCGGATAGCGATGCCTTACTTCCTAAAGGAATGGCTGCTCTTATGATTCAAGTATATTCAGGTTTATTTCCTTATGAAATAATTTCTTCTCATGCTAATTTTATTTATGAGATAGGATTTCAAACATTTTTGTCTCCTATTAGAGCTAATGGAATGCTTTTATTTTTGAAAAAAATAAAATTTTATGCTGTAGCTTTCAATTCAAAAATTTCTGTTAGCTTGAATGACAGAATTTAA
- the metE gene encoding 5-methyltetrahydropteroyltriglutamate--homocysteine S-methyltransferase — protein MLKHNLGYPRIGIRRELKKACEAYWSNKIDSNVLFEVGKKIREENWNMQEKANLDLIPCNDFSFYDHVLDMSLLLGVISNSYLSIPITHDNNNIDLYFSMARGFQKNEWDIRAMEMTKWFNTNYHYIVPEFDKNQKFSIFSNKIFDELKESKKVLKSKKKIKPVLIGPVSYLFLGKEKEKSFHKMDLIEDLTSIYIKIIKKLKDQGVHWIQLDEPILVLDMSEKEKNAFKAAYKKISKFCSGINIMITSYFDGISENICLLKDISIQALHIDLVEDPNQLEKLLNFFSRESEMILSLGLIDGRNIWKNNYENSIQKIKKSIEYLGEDRIMIAPNCSLLHVPIDIRHEKSIHMDIKNRMSFARQKIDELNDLEKILKGDKSILLKNSSLIKKSSSIFHNKRIKEKVIRIIDQDIKRKNHFRIRQNKQKKKFNFPLFPTTTIGSFPQTKEIRSFRNKLRKKELSQDEYNKKIKNLIVDVIKKQEKIDLDVLVHGEFERTDMVEYFSDKLKGVLSTENGWVQSYGSRCVKPPVIYGDVDRISGDMTVEWICFAQSKTKKFVKGMLTGPVTILQWSFVRDDQPIFHTAYQVALAIREEVLSLEKSGIQIIQIDEPAIREGLPLKKKNWKSYFNWSIKAFRLSSYGVKDETQIHTHMCYSEFNDIFEQIADLDADVITMETSRSRMELLEAFSIFSYPNEIGPGVYDIHSPRIPSVEEMFDLIKKASRKLPIKNIWINPDCGLKTRKWEEVLMSLTNMTKAAKMARLKLINPS, from the coding sequence ATGTTGAAACACAATTTAGGATATCCCCGCATAGGAATACGAAGAGAATTAAAAAAAGCTTGTGAAGCTTATTGGTCAAATAAGATTGATTCTAATGTTTTGTTTGAAGTAGGAAAAAAAATAAGAGAAGAAAATTGGAACATGCAAGAGAAAGCAAATTTAGATTTGATTCCATGTAATGATTTTAGTTTTTATGATCATGTTTTAGATATGTCCTTATTATTAGGGGTTATCTCAAATTCTTATCTTTCTATTCCAATCACTCATGATAATAATAATATTGATCTATATTTTTCTATGGCTAGAGGATTTCAAAAAAATGAATGGGATATTCGAGCAATGGAAATGACTAAATGGTTTAATACTAATTATCACTATATTGTTCCAGAATTCGATAAAAATCAAAAATTTTCTATTTTCTCGAACAAAATTTTTGATGAATTAAAAGAATCAAAAAAAGTATTAAAATCAAAAAAAAAGATAAAACCTGTATTAATCGGACCTGTATCTTATTTATTTTTGGGAAAAGAAAAAGAAAAATCTTTTCATAAAATGGATTTAATAGAGGATCTTACTTCTATTTATATAAAAATTATCAAAAAATTAAAAGATCAAGGAGTTCATTGGATTCAATTAGATGAACCGATTTTAGTTTTGGATATGTCTGAAAAAGAAAAAAATGCTTTTAAAGCTGCTTATAAAAAAATATCTAAATTTTGTTCTGGAATCAATATTATGATAACATCTTATTTTGATGGTATATCAGAAAATATATGTCTTTTAAAAGATATATCTATACAGGCTTTACATATAGATTTAGTAGAAGACCCAAATCAATTGGAAAAATTGCTTAATTTTTTTTCAAGAGAGTCAGAAATGATTTTATCTTTGGGACTTATTGATGGAAGGAATATATGGAAAAATAATTATGAAAATTCTATTCAAAAGATTAAGAAATCAATAGAATATCTAGGGGAAGATAGAATTATGATAGCTCCTAATTGTTCTCTTTTGCATGTTCCTATAGACATAAGACATGAGAAATCTATTCATATGGATATCAAAAATAGAATGTCTTTTGCTAGACAAAAAATTGATGAATTAAATGATTTGGAAAAGATTTTAAAAGGAGACAAAAGTATTTTACTTAAAAATTCTTCTTTAATAAAAAAATCATCCTCTATTTTTCATAACAAAAGAATAAAGGAGAAAGTTATAAGAATAATAGATCAAGATATCAAAAGAAAAAATCATTTTCGTATTAGACAAAATAAACAGAAAAAAAAGTTTAATTTTCCTTTATTTCCGACTACTACTATAGGATCGTTTCCTCAAACAAAAGAAATACGGAGTTTTCGAAATAAATTGCGAAAAAAAGAATTGAGTCAGGATGAATATAATAAAAAAATTAAAAATCTTATTGTAGATGTTATAAAAAAGCAAGAAAAAATAGATTTAGATGTATTAGTTCATGGAGAATTTGAAAGAACTGATATGGTTGAATATTTTTCCGATAAATTAAAAGGAGTTCTTTCTACTGAAAATGGATGGGTTCAAAGTTATGGAAGCCGTTGTGTTAAACCTCCTGTTATTTATGGAGATGTTGATCGTATTAGTGGGGATATGACTGTTGAATGGATATGCTTTGCACAATCGAAAACAAAAAAATTTGTGAAAGGAATGCTTACAGGTCCTGTAACCATTTTACAATGGTCTTTTGTAAGAGATGATCAACCCATTTTTCATACTGCTTATCAAGTAGCTTTGGCAATACGAGAAGAAGTTTTATCCTTAGAAAAGTCTGGAATTCAAATTATTCAAATTGATGAACCTGCTATAAGAGAAGGACTACCTTTGAAAAAAAAGAATTGGAAATCTTACTTTAATTGGTCTATTAAGGCTTTTCGTCTTTCTTCATATGGAGTAAAAGATGAAACCCAAATACATACACATATGTGTTATAGTGAATTTAATGATATATTTGAACAGATTGCAGATCTGGATGCAGATGTTATCACTATGGAAACTTCTAGATCTAGAATGGAATTATTAGAAGCTTTTTCAATTTTTTCTTATCCAAATGAAATAGGACCAGGAGTATATGATATCCATTCTCCCAGAATTCCTTCTGTAGAAGAGATGTTTGATTTAATAAAAAAAGCTTCAAGAAAATTACCTATAAAAAATATTTGGATTAATCCAGATTGTGGATTAAAAACTAGAAAATGGGAAGAGGTATTAATGTCGCTTACTAACATGACAAAAGCAGCAAAAATGGCTAGATTGAAATTAATTAATCCTTCATAG
- a CDS encoding putative sugar nucleotidyl transferase, with product MNFILYDGIEWKKLFPITLTRPVSEIRLGLFTIKERWERYIGKNVHNIITQPFLSEKYSKKKSSFFMNVLLINSSFLPNEELIQILFSLKENETIFFEEKMIAIKKNFFLEKEDIISLSLKKCKKTYHVKRVIHIQYPWDIFINNEIVLKKDFVFFTKGKKSFSLLGKNHVICKDKIFLEEDIKANNVVLNAEYGPIYIEKGVNIMEGSVIIGPVSIGKYTTLNIGSKIYGGTTIATFCKVGGEIFNSVIFSYSNKVHDGFLGNSILGEWCNLGAGTNVSNLRNDYKKVKVWNYEKKDFFQTNLQFFGIIMGDHSKSAINTQFNTATIVGVSDSIFGYGFPSRYIPSFFLGGIQRKKKIPFNQVCETAEIMMSRRNVIFSIIEKKILEYLYQLLDI from the coding sequence ATGAATTTTATATTATATGATGGAATAGAATGGAAAAAATTATTTCCTATAACACTTACTAGACCTGTATCAGAAATTAGATTGGGTTTATTTACAATAAAAGAAAGATGGGAAAGATATATAGGAAAAAATGTACATAATATCATTACACAACCATTTCTTTCAGAAAAATATTCAAAAAAAAAATCTTCATTCTTTATGAATGTATTATTGATTAATTCCTCATTTCTTCCTAATGAAGAGTTAATTCAAATTCTTTTTTCTTTAAAAGAAAATGAAACTATTTTTTTTGAAGAAAAAATGATTGCTATCAAAAAGAATTTTTTTTTAGAAAAAGAAGATATTATTTCTTTGTCTTTAAAAAAATGTAAAAAAACGTATCATGTAAAACGAGTAATTCATATTCAGTATCCATGGGATATATTTATAAATAATGAAATTGTGTTAAAAAAAGATTTTGTGTTTTTCACAAAAGGAAAAAAGTCTTTTTCTCTTTTGGGAAAGAATCACGTTATTTGTAAGGATAAAATTTTTTTGGAAGAAGATATAAAAGCAAATAATGTCGTATTAAATGCTGAATATGGTCCTATATATATTGAAAAAGGAGTGAATATTATGGAAGGCTCTGTAATTATAGGTCCAGTATCAATTGGAAAATACACAACATTGAATATAGGATCAAAAATATATGGTGGGACAACAATTGCTACTTTTTGTAAAGTAGGAGGAGAAATTTTTAATTCTGTAATTTTCTCTTATTCTAATAAGGTTCACGATGGTTTTTTAGGAAATTCCATATTAGGAGAATGGTGTAATTTAGGAGCCGGAACCAATGTTTCCAATTTAAGAAATGATTATAAAAAAGTAAAAGTTTGGAATTATGAAAAAAAAGATTTTTTCCAAACCAATCTACAATTTTTTGGTATAATAATGGGAGATCATTCTAAATCAGCAATAAATACTCAATTTAATACAGCTACCATCGTGGGTGTGAGTGATAGTATTTTTGGATATGGGTTTCCTTCCAGATACATTCCCTCTTTTTTTTTGGGAGGAATTCAAAGAAAAAAAAAAATTCCTTTCAATCAAGTTTGTGAAACTGCTGAGATCATGATGAGTAGAAGAAATGTAATTTTTTCTATAATAGAAAAAAAAATTTTAGAATATTTATATCAATTATTGGATATTTAG
- a CDS encoding type B 50S ribosomal protein L31, whose amino-acid sequence MKKKTHPENYRLVVFKDINNEKMIICKSTVKTKDFIHINGSDYPLYKMEISSYSHPFFTGEKRFLGKTGPAEKFKKKYEKYKKL is encoded by the coding sequence ATGAAAAAAAAAACACATCCAGAAAATTATAGACTTGTTGTTTTTAAAGATATAAATAATGAAAAAATGATTATTTGTAAATCAACAGTTAAAACAAAAGACTTTATTCATATAAATGGAAGTGATTATCCATTATACAAAATGGAAATATCTAGTTATTCACATCCATTTTTTACCGGAGAAAAAAGATTTTTAGGAAAAACAGGTCCAGCTGAAAAATTCAAGAAAAAATACGAAAAATATAAAAAATTGTAG
- a CDS encoding 3-oxoacyl-ACP synthase III family protein, which translates to MIRSIITGTGHYLPKKIIKKNHFLRQTFYDNKGLKIKKSNEEIINKFQEITEIKERRYIDKGLFNSDIAAVAAERALINSKIYKEKIDYIISAHNYGDIHPISYQSDFMPSISAKIKNKLQIKNKKCRPYDMIFGCTGWIEGMILADQLLRARYAKNILITSSETLSKVIDPYDRDAMIFSDGAGAAVLSAIEYLEDEKHGIIHYDTQCENNEKLYYLTNGPSLNPNYKKSLLNIRMNGRRIYEYALTEVPNMLRSILDHANLHLKDINKILIHQANAKMDYAILKRLLKLYNYTSLNKEFLSKIMPMTIQKFGNSSVATVPTLLDLILKGKIPHHKINPGDTILMASLGAGMNINGMIYRFPKKKKYEKKNTSRKL; encoded by the coding sequence ATGATTCGATCAATCATTACAGGAACAGGACATTATTTACCTAAAAAGATTATAAAAAAAAATCATTTTTTGAGACAAACATTTTACGATAATAAAGGATTAAAAATAAAAAAATCTAATGAAGAAATTATTAATAAATTTCAAGAAATAACAGAAATAAAAGAAAGAAGATATATAGATAAAGGATTATTTAACTCTGATATTGCTGCTGTTGCAGCAGAAAGAGCCTTGATAAACTCTAAAATTTACAAAGAAAAAATAGATTATATTATATCGGCTCATAATTATGGAGATATTCATCCTATTTCTTATCAATCTGATTTTATGCCTTCTATATCTGCTAAAATAAAAAATAAACTTCAGATAAAAAATAAAAAATGTAGACCATATGATATGATTTTTGGTTGTACAGGATGGATAGAAGGTATGATTCTCGCGGATCAGCTTTTACGAGCTAGATATGCTAAAAATATATTGATTACTAGTTCTGAAACTTTATCTAAAGTTATAGATCCCTATGATAGAGATGCAATGATTTTTTCTGATGGTGCAGGAGCTGCCGTATTATCTGCTATAGAATATTTAGAAGATGAAAAACATGGTATCATTCACTATGATACTCAATGTGAGAATAATGAAAAGTTGTATTATTTAACTAATGGACCTTCTTTAAACCCCAATTATAAAAAATCTTTACTTAATATTAGAATGAATGGAAGAAGAATTTATGAATATGCATTAACTGAAGTTCCAAATATGTTAAGAAGTATACTTGATCATGCTAATTTACATCTTAAGGATATTAATAAAATACTTATTCATCAAGCTAATGCTAAAATGGATTATGCTATTTTAAAAAGATTATTGAAATTATATAATTATACATCTTTAAATAAGGAATTTTTATCTAAAATTATGCCTATGACAATACAAAAATTTGGAAATTCTTCTGTAGCTACTGTTCCTACTTTATTAGATTTAATACTTAAAGGAAAAATTCCTCATCATAAAATTAATCCTGGAGATACAATTCTTATGGCTTCTTTGGGTGCGGGGATGAATATTAATGGAATGATTTATCGTTTTCCTAAAAAAAAAAAATATGAAAAAAAAAACACATCCAGAAAATTATAG
- the ubiE gene encoding bifunctional demethylmenaquinone methyltransferase/2-methoxy-6-polyprenyl-1,4-benzoquinol methylase UbiE has product MKKYDPSSKEDKLKHMFNHIAYKYDMINHILSFGLDPVWRKTTIHLLYKFSEIKIKNILDLATGTGDLAVLLANQFKHAYIVGLDPSNKMLEIAEKKIKNHSFGKRVKIIQGYSQNIPFQNETFDIVTIAFGIRNFQYIHHSIREIYRILKPSGILAILEFSKPSNFWIKKIYYFYLRFVEKIGNFISKNHFSYNYLKESILSFYYCNKKMNKLLKYHNFNPVHTERLTFEVVSIYLVKK; this is encoded by the coding sequence ATGAAAAAATATGATCCTTCTTCAAAAGAAGATAAGTTGAAACATATGTTCAATCACATTGCTTATAAATACGATATGATAAATCATATATTGTCTTTTGGCCTGGATCCTGTTTGGAGAAAAACAACAATTCATTTATTATATAAATTTAGTGAAATAAAAATTAAAAATATATTAGATTTAGCTACTGGTACTGGAGATTTAGCTGTTTTATTAGCTAATCAATTCAAACACGCTTATATTGTAGGATTGGATCCATCTAATAAGATGTTAGAAATAGCGGAAAAAAAAATAAAAAATCACTCTTTTGGAAAAAGAGTGAAAATCATTCAAGGATATTCACAAAATATACCGTTTCAAAACGAGACTTTTGATATAGTTACTATTGCTTTTGGAATAAGAAATTTTCAATACATACATCATTCTATTAGAGAAATATACAGAATTTTAAAACCTTCAGGAATTTTAGCAATTTTAGAATTTTCTAAACCCTCCAATTTTTGGATCAAAAAAATTTATTATTTTTACTTACGTTTTGTAGAAAAAATCGGAAATTTTATTTCTAAAAACCATTTTTCCTACAATTATTTAAAAGAATCTATACTATCCTTCTACTATTGTAATAAAAAAATGAATAAACTTTTAAAATACCATAATTTCAATCCTGTTCATACAGAAAGATTAACTTTTGAAGTTGTTTCTATTTACTTAGTAAAAAAATAA
- a CDS encoding GH3 auxin-responsive promoter family protein, whose amino-acid sequence MIIKYLSGYFTPSFLKRRIKNIEFFIRYPIEIQNKLMNQLILYARNTEYGKKYGFCDIKKYKLFSERVPICKYSDIKHFVERIRKGEKNILWPGKVKWFARSSGTANAKSKYIPVTKSAMNTCHYKAGKDMLSIYIHNHPKTKIFLGKAVRLGGSYELHRIYNTFYGDLSSILIQNMPFWIENICVPRKKIALMSEWEKKLESIVKETGPQDVRILLGVCSWMLIFLRKLLKEFDKKKIDEIWPNVEVIFHGGVNIRPYIYQYQELFDKSINYYDVYSASEGFFAIQDQKNVKDLLLLLNHGIFYEFIPIEEINNAYPKIFSIEKVELNKNYALVISTNAGLWRYIIGDTVKFTSLSPYRISISGRTTHYINSFGEELIVENAEKALNKTCMKTNSIIHEYTAGPIFMNQKNSGSHEWIIEFEKRPNNLSEFSNILDNELKSLNSDYEIKRYKNIVLGPPVIYAARNGLFYNWLKKHKKLGGQNKIPRLYNNRKYIDSILEMEKK is encoded by the coding sequence ATGATAATAAAGTATTTATCTGGATATTTTACACCTTCTTTTCTTAAAAGAAGAATTAAAAACATAGAATTTTTTATACGTTATCCAATAGAAATACAAAATAAATTAATGAATCAACTAATTCTGTATGCAAGAAATACCGAATATGGAAAAAAATATGGATTTTGTGATATCAAAAAATATAAACTCTTTTCCGAAAGAGTTCCTATATGTAAATATTCTGATATAAAACATTTTGTAGAAAGAATTCGTAAAGGTGAAAAAAATATATTATGGCCAGGAAAAGTAAAATGGTTTGCTAGATCATCTGGAACTGCTAATGCAAAAAGCAAATATATTCCTGTTACTAAATCGGCTATGAATACATGTCATTATAAAGCAGGAAAAGACATGTTATCTATTTATATTCATAATCATCCTAAAACAAAAATTTTTTTAGGAAAAGCTGTTCGTTTAGGAGGTAGTTATGAATTACATAGAATATATAATACATTTTATGGTGATTTATCTTCTATTTTAATTCAAAACATGCCTTTTTGGATTGAGAATATTTGTGTACCCAGAAAAAAAATAGCTCTAATGAGTGAATGGGAAAAAAAATTAGAAAGTATAGTAAAAGAAACAGGACCCCAAGATGTTAGAATTTTATTAGGTGTTTGTTCTTGGATGCTTATTTTTTTAAGAAAATTATTAAAAGAATTTGACAAAAAAAAAATTGACGAAATATGGCCTAATGTAGAAGTAATATTTCATGGAGGAGTGAATATAAGACCTTATATTTATCAATATCAAGAATTATTTGATAAATCCATAAATTATTATGATGTTTACAGTGCATCAGAAGGTTTTTTTGCTATACAAGATCAAAAGAACGTTAAAGATCTTTTATTATTATTAAATCATGGTATATTTTATGAATTTATTCCTATAGAAGAAATAAATAATGCGTATCCTAAAATATTTTCTATTGAAAAAGTAGAATTAAATAAAAATTACGCTCTTGTTATTTCTACTAATGCAGGATTATGGAGATATATAATTGGAGATACTGTTAAGTTTACTAGTTTATCTCCATATCGAATTTCCATTTCAGGAAGAACCACTCATTATATTAATTCTTTCGGAGAAGAATTAATTGTTGAAAATGCAGAAAAAGCTTTGAATAAAACTTGTATGAAAACAAATTCTATTATTCATGAATATACAGCAGGTCCTATATTTATGAATCAAAAAAACTCCGGATCCCATGAATGGATTATAGAATTTGAAAAACGTCCTAATAACTTAAGTGAGTTTAGTAATATTTTAGATAATGAACTAAAATCCTTGAATTCAGATTATGAAATTAAACGATATAAAAATATCGTTTTAGGTCCTCCTGTTATATATGCAGCTAGAAATGGTTTATTTTATAATTGGTTAAAAAAACATAAAAAATTAGGAGGACAAAATAAAATTCCTCGTTTATACAATAATAGAAAATATATTGATTCAATCTTAGAAATGGAAAA